One region of Flavobacterium sp. KACC 22763 genomic DNA includes:
- a CDS encoding SusC/RagA family TonB-linked outer membrane protein yields MNNFFITSKSKHIKSFGFLILLFLVSMQIKAQTTVTGTVSDANGPIPGVNVNLKGAKNGVSTGFDGNYVISVPSNGVLVFSFIGFKSQEISVNGKAKINVLLEEDSNNLKEVVVIGYGTQIKEAVTGSVASLGGKELNEVPAANITQALQGRLPGVEMTQTSSKPGAAMQIRIRGTRSLTGSNDPLVVLDGVPFAGSIGDINPADIKSVDILKDASATAIYGSRGANGVILVTTLKGKKNQKATFTYNGFSGIKQVFSKYPMMDAAKFAALRDYTGLYADGVDEKRNVNTDWQDSLYGSGEMISHDVSVSGGTETGAYNAGLGYYKEESVLPGQSYERFSLRAGLDQQINRSIRIGFNTNSNYSITNGDNIGTGTILQTSPLANPYNADGSLKRTVSMAADDQWVYTRESIENLGDAYVNLNRAFSSYNNIFAEIKIPGVEGLKYRLNTGLNLRTSNAGYYEGQGVFDVNPATLSNAAITNGWSTQWLLENLLTYDKTFAQKHTINFVGLYSNEQYTGQSSRVTRNGITSDAFQFYNLGQSEEEAVINPADQDYTQWGLTSYMARLMYSYDNRYFISGTVRSDGSSRLSPGNKWVTYPAVSAGWTLSNESFMKDIKYINLLKLRAGYGETSNQAVSPYATLGALSTRPYNFGSNNSTGVYVTELPNPNLGWEFSTTWNYGLDFGFFNNRLSGTVEYYKTDTKNLLQRVGLPATSGVSSYVANVGETQNKGYEISLNGVILDNPKGVTWSVGVNFYKNENKLVSLASGASRDEANNWFVGYNINSIFDYEKVGIWQEGDPYMSIYEPGPTGINQQGTVVGSIKVKYTGDYKPDGSPTRAINASDRQIIETDPDFQGGFNTNVTYKGFDFNAVGAFKSGGVLISTLYGGASYMNLLNGRRSNVDVDYWTPDNRDAEFPNPRGIRSGDNPKYMSTMGYFDASYVKIRAMTLGYTLDQDFTRNLGIDKLRLYFTVQNPFVLFSPYHDKSGMDPETNSLGDENQAVASYQRRFSVIGTNTPATRNYLFGLNLTF; encoded by the coding sequence ATGAATAATTTTTTTATTACAAGTAAATCAAAGCATATAAAAAGCTTCGGTTTTTTGATCCTATTGTTTTTGGTCTCAATGCAAATTAAGGCGCAAACAACAGTTACAGGAACAGTGTCGGATGCGAATGGTCCAATTCCTGGTGTGAATGTCAATCTAAAAGGAGCAAAAAACGGAGTAAGTACAGGTTTCGATGGCAACTATGTTATAAGTGTTCCTTCAAATGGTGTTCTTGTCTTTAGCTTTATAGGTTTTAAAAGCCAAGAGATTAGCGTGAATGGAAAAGCAAAGATTAATGTGCTTTTGGAGGAAGATTCCAATAATTTAAAAGAAGTTGTCGTAATAGGATATGGCACTCAAATTAAGGAGGCTGTTACAGGATCGGTTGCTTCATTGGGAGGAAAAGAATTAAATGAAGTGCCTGCCGCCAATATTACCCAAGCCTTACAAGGAAGGCTTCCAGGGGTTGAGATGACGCAAACTTCTTCTAAACCTGGTGCCGCTATGCAGATAAGGATTCGTGGTACAAGATCTCTTACAGGAAGTAATGATCCTTTGGTAGTACTAGACGGAGTTCCGTTTGCGGGTTCGATAGGAGATATTAATCCTGCAGATATTAAGTCTGTAGATATCCTGAAAGATGCTTCGGCTACAGCTATTTATGGTTCTCGTGGTGCCAATGGCGTAATTTTAGTGACTACTTTAAAAGGAAAGAAAAATCAGAAAGCTACATTTACATATAATGGTTTTAGCGGGATTAAACAGGTTTTCTCAAAATATCCGATGATGGATGCTGCTAAATTTGCAGCTCTTCGTGATTATACAGGTTTATATGCAGATGGTGTTGACGAGAAAAGAAATGTAAATACAGATTGGCAGGATTCATTGTACGGTTCTGGAGAAATGATCAGCCATGATGTTAGCGTTTCGGGCGGAACTGAAACAGGCGCTTACAATGCAGGTTTAGGATATTACAAAGAAGAGTCGGTTCTTCCAGGCCAGAGCTATGAGCGTTTTAGCCTTAGAGCAGGTTTAGACCAGCAGATTAATAGATCTATTCGCATTGGATTTAATACCAATAGCAACTACAGCATTACAAATGGTGATAATATCGGAACAGGAACTATTCTGCAGACTTCACCGCTTGCTAATCCATACAATGCAGATGGCTCTTTGAAAAGAACAGTTAGCATGGCAGCAGATGACCAATGGGTTTATACTAGAGAATCTATTGAAAATTTAGGGGATGCTTATGTGAATTTAAATAGAGCTTTCAGTTCTTATAATAACATTTTTGCGGAAATTAAAATTCCTGGAGTTGAAGGTTTAAAATACAGATTGAATACCGGTTTAAATTTACGCACATCAAATGCTGGATATTATGAAGGTCAGGGAGTTTTTGACGTAAACCCTGCAACACTTTCTAATGCGGCCATAACAAACGGCTGGTCTACGCAGTGGCTGTTGGAGAATTTACTGACTTATGATAAAACGTTTGCACAGAAACATACCATAAATTTTGTCGGATTGTATTCAAATGAGCAATATACAGGACAAAGTTCGAGAGTGACTCGAAACGGAATTACTTCTGACGCATTCCAGTTTTATAATTTAGGGCAAAGCGAAGAAGAAGCTGTGATTAACCCTGCAGATCAGGATTATACGCAATGGGGATTGACATCTTATATGGCTAGGCTAATGTATTCGTATGATAACCGTTACTTTATTTCCGGAACAGTTCGTTCTGACGGCTCATCAAGATTATCTCCAGGTAACAAATGGGTAACTTATCCTGCAGTATCTGCTGGTTGGACTCTTTCAAATGAGTCATTCATGAAAGATATTAAATACATTAATTTATTAAAATTGAGAGCGGGGTATGGAGAAACTTCAAATCAAGCAGTATCTCCTTATGCAACGCTGGGGGCTTTAAGCACAAGACCATACAATTTTGGAAGCAATAACTCAACAGGAGTATATGTTACTGAACTTCCAAATCCTAATTTGGGATGGGAGTTTTCAACTACATGGAATTATGGTTTAGATTTCGGATTTTTTAATAACCGTTTATCTGGTACAGTTGAATATTATAAAACAGATACAAAAAATCTATTGCAGCGTGTGGGACTTCCAGCTACATCTGGTGTAAGCAGTTATGTGGCTAATGTAGGAGAAACACAAAACAAAGGTTATGAAATCTCATTGAACGGAGTTATTTTAGATAATCCTAAGGGAGTGACATGGTCTGTGGGAGTTAACTTCTACAAAAATGAAAATAAGTTAGTGTCTTTAGCATCAGGTGCTAGCCGTGACGAAGCCAACAACTGGTTTGTTGGATATAATATTAATTCAATCTTTGATTATGAAAAGGTTGGAATCTGGCAGGAAGGCGATCCGTACATGTCAATTTATGAACCAGGGCCAACTGGAATTAATCAGCAGGGAACAGTTGTGGGATCGATCAAAGTCAAATATACAGGAGATTATAAGCCAGATGGTTCGCCAACCCGTGCCATTAATGCAAGCGATCGCCAGATTATAGAAACAGATCCAGACTTTCAGGGAGGTTTCAATACTAATGTAACTTACAAAGGATTTGATTTTAATGCAGTAGGAGCATTTAAAAGCGGAGGTGTATTAATAAGCACATTGTATGGAGGAGCAAGTTATATGAATCTTTTAAACGGGCGTAGAAGCAACGTTGATGTTGACTACTGGACTCCAGATAACAGAGATGCAGAATTCCCTAACCCAAGAGGCATCAGAAGTGGTGATAACCCTAAATACATGTCTACTATGGGATACTTTGATGCTTCTTATGTGAAGATTAGAGCAATGACTCTTGGTTATACTCTTGATCAGGACTTTACAAGAAATTTAGGCATCGATAAATTAAGACTTTATTTCACAGTGCAGAATCCGTTTGTTTTATTTTCTCCATATCATGATAAATCTGGAATGGATCCCGAAACGAATTCATTGGGTGACGAAAATCAGGCTGTTGCCTCTTACCAGAGAAGATTTTCTGTTATAGGCACTAATACTCCTGCAACCAGAAATTATTTATTTGGACTTAATTTAACATTTTAA
- a CDS encoding SGNH/GDSL hydrolase family protein: protein MIKRYFKYLLLLQLFTLIIGCKANQPLANSSEKTNAENWVGSWACAPMLVEPNNMPPAPGLAENTLRQIIKVSIAGEHIRLRFSNVFSDQPTVLKKVSIANVLDAPAIDKNTQKNLSFNGNQEVTLHPGQEVFSDKLNFQLKQGQLLAITIYYGAASQKTTGHPGSRTTSYILSGDHLNNDVFSESVKTDHWYSIMGLDVAASKNTSNIVCLGNSITDGRGSGTNRQNRWTDILAARLAANKATQNIGVLNLGIGGNCVVKGGLGPTALDRFDRDVLSQAGAKWLVILEGINDIGGIKRPEDAPIKAQEIIGAYKIMIEKAHAKGIKVYGCTILPFQKSFYDAPFKQEARDAVNAWIRNNHFDAVIDFDKEMASETDSKTILSNMHDGDFLHPNELGYQRMGDAVDLNLFK from the coding sequence ATGATAAAAAGATATTTTAAATATTTATTGCTATTACAGCTTTTCACTTTAATAATAGGATGTAAGGCCAATCAGCCACTGGCGAATTCTTCTGAAAAGACGAATGCTGAAAACTGGGTCGGATCATGGGCTTGCGCGCCAATGCTTGTAGAACCAAACAACATGCCTCCAGCCCCAGGTTTGGCCGAAAATACGCTTCGTCAAATTATAAAAGTTTCGATTGCAGGAGAGCATATTCGACTGCGTTTCTCAAATGTATTCAGTGATCAGCCTACCGTTTTAAAAAAGGTAAGCATTGCCAATGTTCTTGATGCTCCCGCAATTGATAAAAACACACAAAAAAATCTCAGTTTTAATGGGAATCAAGAAGTAACATTACATCCAGGCCAGGAAGTATTTTCAGATAAACTGAATTTTCAGCTAAAGCAAGGCCAATTACTAGCCATAACCATTTATTATGGAGCTGCGTCACAAAAAACAACTGGGCATCCCGGATCGAGAACAACGTCTTATATTTTGTCGGGAGACCATCTCAATAATGACGTTTTTTCCGAGTCTGTAAAAACAGATCATTGGTATTCTATCATGGGACTTGATGTCGCGGCATCAAAAAATACGTCAAATATTGTTTGTCTAGGAAACTCCATAACAGATGGCCGCGGATCTGGAACAAACAGGCAAAATCGCTGGACAGATATTCTAGCCGCTAGACTGGCTGCGAATAAAGCAACTCAAAATATTGGAGTTTTAAATTTAGGGATAGGCGGAAATTGCGTTGTAAAAGGCGGATTAGGCCCAACAGCATTAGACCGTTTTGACCGTGATGTACTTTCGCAGGCAGGCGCAAAATGGCTTGTAATATTGGAAGGGATAAATGATATAGGAGGAATTAAACGTCCAGAAGATGCTCCTATAAAAGCCCAGGAAATTATAGGCGCTTACAAAATTATGATAGAAAAAGCACATGCCAAAGGCATAAAAGTGTATGGCTGTACGATTCTGCCTTTCCAGAAATCATTTTACGACGCACCTTTCAAGCAGGAAGCAAGAGATGCTGTAAATGCATGGATTCGAAACAACCATTTTGATGCAGTAATAGATTTTGATAAAGAAATGGCTTCTGAAACTGATTCTAAAACCATTTTATCAAATATGCACGATGGCGATTTTTTGCATCCTAATGAATTGGGATATCAGAGAATGGGCGATGCAGTAGATTTGAATTTATTTAAGTGA
- a CDS encoding glycoside hydrolase family 43 protein yields MSNKKKIFVSAAVLFCSMLTQAQQSSIQKKKSSKDPIFSNATYVGDDQIYKSNPLKEDEFYSPILQGCYPDPAITRKGDDYYMVCSSFAMFPGVPIFHSKDLVNWTDLGGVLNKVSEFNPHDTGISSGVYAPGITYNPHNDTFYMIVTAFTGGLGNIIVKSKDPKKGWGSPIKLAFDGIDPSIFFDDNGKGYVVHNDAPDKGKELYQGHRVIKVWEYDLEKDQVIPGTDKIIVDGGVDLSKKPIWIEAPHLYKKDNHYYLMCAEGGTGGNHSEVVFISDSPKGPFKPASNNPILTQRYFPQNRPNKVDWAGHADLVLGPDNKYYGVFLGIRPNEKDRVNAGRETFMLPVDWSGTFPVFENGLVPMGPKLKMPKGVVNKTGKDGFFPNGNFTFIENFTSEKLDYRWIGLRGPREHFISIVKKGLQITPFAVNIKELKPTSTLFYRQQHNTFSFSTTLEYKPESEKDLAGIVCLQNENYNYVFGVTRKGKDTYILLERTENGQSEIVSSAKIDAKGALRLQVKATGDNYQFSYALNGGDFENLGNPVSGDILSTNAAGGFTGALVGLYATSSNNSHPK; encoded by the coding sequence ATGAGTAATAAAAAAAAGATTTTTGTATCAGCTGCTGTTCTGTTTTGCTCTATGCTTACGCAGGCTCAGCAAAGCAGCATACAAAAAAAGAAAAGCAGTAAAGACCCCATTTTTTCAAATGCAACTTACGTGGGAGATGACCAGATTTACAAAAGCAATCCGTTAAAAGAAGATGAGTTTTATTCTCCGATTCTACAGGGATGCTATCCTGATCCAGCCATTACAAGAAAAGGTGATGATTATTATATGGTGTGCTCTTCGTTTGCCATGTTCCCTGGGGTGCCCATTTTTCACTCTAAAGATTTAGTAAACTGGACCGATTTGGGTGGAGTATTAAATAAAGTTTCGGAGTTCAATCCTCATGATACGGGAATCAGCTCTGGGGTTTATGCTCCCGGAATTACTTACAATCCTCACAACGATACTTTTTATATGATTGTTACTGCCTTTACAGGCGGTTTGGGGAATATCATTGTAAAAAGTAAAGATCCTAAAAAAGGATGGGGAAGTCCAATTAAATTAGCTTTTGATGGAATAGACCCTTCTATTTTCTTTGATGACAACGGAAAGGGGTATGTCGTGCATAATGATGCTCCTGATAAAGGGAAAGAATTGTACCAGGGACATCGCGTAATTAAAGTTTGGGAATATGATTTAGAAAAAGATCAGGTAATTCCGGGAACAGATAAAATTATTGTAGATGGCGGGGTTGATCTTTCTAAGAAGCCAATTTGGATAGAAGCTCCTCATTTGTATAAAAAAGACAATCATTATTATTTAATGTGTGCCGAAGGAGGTACAGGAGGAAATCATAGCGAGGTTGTTTTTATTAGTGACAGTCCAAAGGGGCCTTTCAAACCAGCAAGTAATAATCCAATCCTAACACAGAGATATTTCCCTCAAAACAGACCCAACAAAGTAGATTGGGCGGGGCATGCTGATCTAGTGCTTGGGCCAGACAATAAATATTATGGCGTGTTTTTAGGAATTCGTCCAAACGAAAAAGATAGGGTAAACGCAGGGCGTGAAACCTTTATGCTGCCTGTAGACTGGTCTGGTACTTTTCCTGTTTTTGAGAATGGTTTAGTGCCAATGGGGCCAAAATTAAAAATGCCAAAAGGTGTTGTAAACAAAACGGGCAAAGATGGTTTTTTCCCTAATGGCAACTTTACATTTATCGAGAATTTTACATCCGAGAAGTTAGATTACAGATGGATTGGATTGCGAGGGCCAAGAGAGCATTTTATTTCTATTGTTAAAAAAGGTCTGCAGATTACGCCATTTGCAGTAAACATAAAAGAGCTAAAACCAACTTCTACCTTATTTTACAGACAGCAGCATAATACTTTTTCTTTTTCAACCACTTTAGAATATAAACCAGAATCAGAAAAAGATTTGGCAGGAATCGTATGTCTTCAAAACGAAAACTACAACTATGTTTTTGGTGTTACTAGGAAAGGAAAAGATACTTACATACTGTTGGAAAGAACAGAAAACGGACAATCGGAAATTGTATCAAGCGCAAAAATAGATGCTAAAGGAGCTTTACGCTTGCAAGTTAAAGCAACAGGCGACAATTATCAGTTTAGCTATGCTTTGAATGGAGGCGATTTTGAAAATCTTGGCAATCCAGTTTCAGGAGATATTCTTTCGACAAATGCCGCTGGCGGATTTACAGGAGCTTTGGTAGGTTTATATGCTACTTCATCAAATAATTCACATCCGAAATAA
- a CDS encoding alpha/beta hydrolase-fold protein: MKSTIRFFAIAVLFLTGQHGYSQDPNFHVYLSFGQSNMEGAAPIEAEDKINADPRFQVLEAVNCPDLNREMGKWYTAIPPLCRCKTGLTLTDNFGRTMVANLPKNIKVGVVNVAVGGCKIELFDKDNFENYMKTAPDWMLGMIKEYNGSPYARLVEMAKIAQKTGVIKGILLHQGESNTGDTLWPKKVKIVYDNLMKDLNLDPKKVPLLSGETVHEEQKGKCASMNAIIATLPQTIPTSYVISSKGCAVASDFLHFSAAGYRDLGKRYAEKMLLLLGYKSNNTNDPFIVQAPFGFDQLNPAVPAGKVETVNYNSKTVGTVRKATIYTPPGFSKSKKYPVLYLLHGIGGDEKEWLNGGSPQIILDNLYAEGKLQPMVVVMPNGRAMKDDSAAGNIMAPDKVQAFSDFEKDLLKDLIPFIEKKYNVYKDREHRAIAGLSMGGGQSLNFGLTNLDKFAWIGGFSSAPNTKKTEELVPNPEETKKKLKLLWISCGDNDWLLENSRRTHDYLFKNNVPHIYYLEPGVHDFKVWKNSLYMFSQLLFKPVDQSSFAKYTVLGTTAQTNIRNAKYPQILPDNRVIFKVNAPEASKVQIDLGRKYDMQKDGQGVWNVTTDAINGGFNYYSLLIDGVAVADPSSETFYGMGRMASGIEIPKRDGDFYELKTVPHGEVSIMKYFSKGTNSWREMYVYTPPGYAAASEKFPVLYLLHGGGEDQRGWSTQGKANLILDNLIAESKAKKMLIVMLDGNMGNTGGIAGFGEETLKAFENELENEAIPFVETNFKVAADSKNRALAGLSMGGLQTLYAGIKNSDMFSSLGIFSSGWWASNPKLSDPQYEFIKNNVSSINANLKDFWISMGGKEDIAYENCKIMMQKFDQFGIKYSYSEYSGGHSWPVWRHDLMMYSQLLFK; encoded by the coding sequence ATGAAATCAACAATTAGATTTTTCGCAATAGCAGTCCTTTTTTTAACGGGACAGCATGGATATTCTCAGGATCCAAATTTTCATGTTTATTTAAGCTTTGGACAGTCCAACATGGAAGGCGCTGCTCCGATAGAAGCTGAAGACAAAATAAATGCAGATCCCCGTTTTCAGGTTCTGGAGGCAGTAAATTGCCCTGACTTAAATCGCGAGATGGGAAAATGGTATACCGCAATTCCGCCATTATGCCGATGCAAAACAGGATTGACATTAACAGACAATTTTGGAAGAACAATGGTGGCCAATCTTCCTAAAAACATAAAAGTTGGAGTAGTAAATGTGGCTGTCGGAGGGTGTAAAATAGAACTTTTTGATAAGGATAACTTTGAGAATTACATGAAAACAGCGCCAGATTGGATGTTGGGCATGATCAAAGAATATAATGGAAGTCCGTATGCAAGACTTGTTGAAATGGCAAAAATTGCGCAAAAGACAGGAGTTATAAAAGGCATTTTACTGCATCAGGGAGAATCTAATACAGGAGATACGCTATGGCCTAAAAAGGTCAAAATAGTATATGATAATCTAATGAAAGATCTGAACCTTGATCCTAAAAAAGTGCCATTGCTTTCCGGTGAAACCGTTCATGAAGAACAAAAAGGAAAATGCGCCAGCATGAATGCAATCATTGCAACGCTGCCTCAGACTATTCCAACTTCTTATGTAATTTCATCAAAAGGCTGTGCAGTGGCTTCAGATTTTCTTCATTTTAGCGCAGCGGGATACAGAGATTTAGGGAAACGTTATGCTGAAAAAATGCTTTTGTTATTAGGGTATAAATCTAATAACACAAATGATCCTTTTATCGTTCAGGCACCATTTGGATTTGACCAGTTAAATCCAGCAGTTCCAGCGGGAAAAGTCGAAACGGTAAATTATAATTCAAAGACAGTTGGCACAGTAAGAAAAGCCACTATATATACGCCTCCAGGATTTAGCAAAAGCAAAAAATATCCAGTTTTATACCTTTTGCACGGAATTGGCGGAGATGAAAAAGAATGGCTTAATGGCGGAAGTCCGCAGATTATATTAGACAACCTTTACGCAGAGGGAAAACTCCAGCCAATGGTTGTGGTAATGCCAAACGGAAGAGCCATGAAAGATGACAGCGCTGCAGGAAATATAATGGCGCCAGACAAAGTGCAGGCATTTTCAGATTTTGAAAAAGATTTATTGAAGGACTTGATTCCTTTTATCGAAAAAAAATATAATGTTTACAAAGACAGAGAGCATCGCGCCATTGCAGGATTATCTATGGGAGGCGGACAGTCTTTGAATTTCGGATTAACCAACTTAGACAAATTTGCTTGGATTGGCGGTTTTTCATCAGCTCCAAATACAAAGAAAACAGAAGAATTGGTTCCTAATCCTGAAGAAACCAAAAAGAAGCTGAAACTGCTTTGGATTTCTTGCGGAGATAACGATTGGCTGCTTGAAAACAGCAGACGAACTCATGATTACTTATTCAAAAATAATGTGCCGCATATTTATTATCTAGAGCCAGGAGTTCATGATTTCAAAGTATGGAAAAACAGTTTGTACATGTTCTCACAGTTATTGTTCAAACCTGTTGACCAATCCAGTTTTGCAAAATATACGGTTCTAGGAACCACAGCTCAAACCAACATACGTAATGCTAAATATCCTCAGATACTGCCAGACAACAGGGTAATTTTTAAAGTAAATGCCCCTGAAGCATCAAAAGTGCAGATAGACTTAGGAAGAAAGTACGATATGCAGAAAGACGGTCAAGGAGTTTGGAATGTTACTACTGATGCAATTAACGGCGGATTTAATTATTACTCGCTCTTGATTGACGGCGTGGCAGTTGCAGATCCGTCAAGCGAAACTTTTTACGGAATGGGACGTATGGCCAGCGGAATAGAAATTCCGAAAAGAGATGGTGATTTCTATGAATTGAAAACCGTTCCGCATGGCGAGGTAAGTATAATGAAATACTTTTCAAAAGGAACTAATTCATGGCGTGAAATGTATGTATATACGCCGCCAGGATATGCAGCTGCATCTGAAAAATTCCCAGTATTGTATCTTCTGCATGGAGGAGGTGAAGACCAAAGAGGATGGAGCACTCAAGGAAAAGCAAATTTGATTTTAGATAATTTAATTGCCGAAAGCAAAGCAAAGAAAATGCTTATTGTAATGCTTGACGGCAATATGGGAAATACAGGCGGAATTGCTGGTTTTGGCGAAGAAACATTAAAAGCATTTGAAAATGAGTTGGAAAATGAAGCAATACCTTTCGTAGAAACTAATTTTAAAGTTGCAGCAGACAGCAAAAATAGAGCCTTAGCAGGTTTATCAATGGGAGGGCTCCAGACACTTTACGCAGGAATAAAAAACTCAGATATGTTTTCAAGTCTGGGCATTTTCAGTTCAGGATGGTGGGCAAGCAATCCAAAATTATCAGATCCTCAATATGAGTTTATAAAAAACAATGTCTCCTCTATTAATGCTAATCTAAAAGACTTTTGGATCTCGATGGGAGGAAAAGAAGATATTGCATACGAGAACTGTAAAATTATGATGCAGAAATTCGACCAGTTTGGCATTAAATACAGCTACAGCGAGTATTCTGGCGGACACTCTTGGCCAGTATGGAGACATGATTTAATGATGTACTCACAGTTATTGTTTAAATAG
- a CDS encoding RagB/SusD family nutrient uptake outer membrane protein, whose product MKRYIFKNLIIGSTVLLSLAGCSDILEEKPHDFYEPGYFKTEQGVKQGLTSHYAHLRWIYGQAYFYNACQTGTDEATYAQSADGNFKDHDLSGVGVINPNSSRSDVLWNNSYYDINTASGIIENGAAVGVASSLIAESKFFRGFDYFLLVQTFGGVPLDLGAGELKFNSKPSRYSKRNTVPEVYTKAIFPDLATAVKDLPDAPRLTGTVTKTVARLFLAKAYLTYAWWLENPNSIPTYPDAPRTDPDGHNAQWYFQKAYDLAVEGINNPGSYGLLDSYYDVNAGANDRNKEVMLFADHTQESEYYNGASLTYGSGGAPDNFSGWMVTWNYTAIRSKNGTAAVSSVQREANQFLGRPWTRMAPPIEVFTNTFADKTNDSRYDGTFTTVFRGNWNLQGTGLTGVATLANANGLTIKPGDAVLSFLNDEPSTAIIYPSGQGESGVGAGVLPGRADYVISPKGISRIVYPGFWKLGPYRTDNAGGLGQPNAGSTRPFPVAKFSELYLVAAEAAVKGATGSWSARSLVNVLRARAGKWKWDNNGNTAKIQDNSAAMTNATPAVIDINYILAERSREFFGEGYRWYDLVRTQKWNEIAGKYSIGGSNYGQHTPEIVTRTIDPHHYLRPIPQGQIDGMEMSADEKAVYQNPGY is encoded by the coding sequence ATGAAACGATATATTTTTAAAAATTTAATTATAGGATCAACAGTTTTACTTTCATTGGCAGGCTGTTCCGATATATTAGAGGAAAAACCTCATGATTTTTACGAACCAGGCTATTTTAAAACCGAACAGGGAGTTAAACAGGGTTTAACTTCCCACTATGCACATTTGCGTTGGATTTACGGACAGGCTTATTTTTATAATGCATGCCAGACAGGAACAGATGAAGCGACCTATGCGCAGAGTGCAGACGGAAATTTTAAAGATCACGATTTGTCAGGTGTTGGGGTAATAAACCCAAATTCAAGCCGTTCGGATGTTTTGTGGAATAACTCTTATTATGATATCAATACTGCTAGCGGTATTATCGAAAATGGTGCGGCCGTTGGAGTTGCCAGCAGTTTAATTGCGGAATCAAAATTTTTTAGAGGGTTTGATTACTTCCTTTTAGTGCAGACTTTTGGGGGCGTGCCGTTAGACTTAGGAGCTGGAGAATTAAAGTTTAACAGCAAACCATCCAGATATTCTAAGCGTAATACAGTTCCTGAAGTATATACAAAAGCCATTTTTCCAGATTTGGCTACAGCGGTTAAGGACCTTCCAGATGCGCCTAGATTGACTGGTACGGTAACTAAAACTGTAGCGCGGTTATTTTTGGCAAAGGCATATCTTACTTATGCTTGGTGGTTAGAAAACCCAAATAGCATTCCTACTTATCCAGATGCTCCGAGAACTGATCCTGATGGACATAATGCGCAATGGTACTTTCAGAAAGCTTATGATTTGGCCGTAGAAGGTATTAATAATCCAGGGTCTTATGGATTGCTTGATTCGTATTATGATGTTAATGCCGGCGCAAATGACAGAAATAAAGAAGTGATGCTTTTTGCAGATCATACGCAGGAAAGCGAGTATTACAATGGAGCTAGCCTTACGTACGGAAGCGGCGGTGCTCCAGATAACTTCTCAGGTTGGATGGTGACTTGGAACTATACTGCTATAAGAAGTAAAAACGGAACAGCGGCAGTTTCTTCAGTACAAAGAGAAGCAAATCAATTTTTAGGGCGTCCGTGGACTAGAATGGCTCCGCCTATTGAAGTTTTTACGAATACTTTTGCAGATAAGACGAACGATTCAAGATATGATGGAACTTTCACAACAGTATTCAGAGGGAATTGGAATCTTCAAGGAACAGGTCTTACGGGCGTGGCAACGCTGGCCAATGCAAATGGTCTGACAATTAAACCAGGCGATGCGGTTTTAAGTTTCCTGAATGATGAACCATCAACTGCAATCATTTATCCTTCTGGCCAAGGCGAAAGCGGAGTAGGTGCAGGAGTATTGCCAGGAAGGGCAGATTATGTGATTTCTCCAAAAGGCATTAGCAGAATCGTATATCCAGGTTTCTGGAAACTTGGGCCATACAGAACAGATAATGCTGGAGGATTGGGACAGCCTAATGCAGGAAGCACAAGACCGTTTCCAGTAGCAAAATTCTCTGAATTATATTTGGTTGCAGCCGAAGCAGCTGTTAAAGGAGCTACGGGATCTTGGAGTGCCAGATCGCTTGTAAATGTACTAAGAGCCAGAGCAGGAAAATGGAAATGGGATAATAATGGCAATACTGCTAAAATTCAGGATAATAGTGCTGCTATGACCAATGCGACTCCAGCCGTAATTGATATTAACTACATTCTTGCTGAACGTTCACGTGAGTTTTTTGGCGAAGGATACCGCTGGTATGACTTGGTAAGAACACAGAAGTGGAATGAAATTGCAGGGAAATATTCTATAGGAGGATCTAACTACGGACAGCATACACCAGAAATAGTAACCAGAACAATTGATCCGCACCATTACCTAAGACCAATTCCGCAAGGACAAATCGATGGAATGGAGATGTCTGCTGATGAAAAAGCAGTTTACCAAAATCCGGGATATTAA